One Bdellovibrionota bacterium DNA window includes the following coding sequences:
- the phnC gene encoding phosphonate ABC transporter ATP-binding protein: MSTILSVKNLVKTYPNGVQALKGVSFDVKKGEFVVIIGLSGSGKSTLLRCLNRLHDPTSGEVIFDGKNIVKIQGAEIRGLRKKMAMIFQSFNLIDRHTVISNVLTGNLHRTGTLKSILGIFSEEEKSIANKFLKLVGIGDKANYRADQLSGGQKQRVAIARALAQEPEVLLADEPVASLDPATCHVVMDYLEKVNKELGITIICNLHFLSLVRRYATRVIALKGGEVMYDGDPKSIDNKWFETIYGEGAKEVHIN; the protein is encoded by the coding sequence ATGAGTACGATATTATCCGTTAAGAACTTAGTAAAAACATACCCGAATGGAGTACAAGCTCTAAAGGGTGTTTCCTTTGATGTTAAAAAAGGGGAATTCGTCGTGATTATCGGGCTGAGTGGTTCTGGAAAATCCACTTTACTCCGATGTTTAAATCGTCTCCATGATCCCACTTCTGGTGAAGTTATTTTTGATGGCAAAAATATTGTCAAAATTCAAGGAGCCGAAATTCGTGGCCTTCGTAAAAAAATGGCCATGATTTTTCAAAGTTTCAATCTGATTGATCGTCACACGGTAATCAGCAATGTTTTGACCGGGAATCTCCACAGAACGGGAACACTCAAAAGTATTTTAGGTATTTTTTCCGAAGAAGAAAAAAGTATCGCCAATAAGTTTTTAAAGTTAGTGGGTATCGGAGATAAAGCTAATTACCGAGCGGATCAACTTTCGGGTGGCCAAAAACAAAGAGTAGCTATTGCGAGAGCGCTGGCTCAAGAACCAGAAGTCCTGCTCGCGGATGAACCTGTCGCCTCGCTAGATCCCGCGACTTGCCACGTGGTGATGGATTATTTAGAAAAAGTAAATAAGGAATTAGGCATTACGATCATTTGCAACCTCCATTTCTTGAGTTTAGTAAGAAGATACGCAACTCGCGTGATCGCGCTAAAAGGTGGGGAAGTAATGTACGATGGTGATCCAAAATCCATAGACAATAAATGGTTTGAAACAATTTACGGCGAAGGCGCTAAAGAAGTTCACATCAATTAA
- a CDS encoding phosphate/phosphite/phosphonate ABC transporter substrate-binding protein, with the protein MFKFQVIFSLIFTLILSVSCTSKRDKELGSAENPVKFFFVPSVDATLLDSGAKVVKEYLEKETPYKYKFAIPQSYVAVVEAFGTDRADVASLNTFGYILANEKYGVEALIRVIRYGSDTYKSQIIAKADGPIKKLEDINGKKFAYVDSASTSGYLLPAKYLKDKGVQPESVVFAKKHDNVVTMIYQGQVDAGATFYTPPDNGKIQDARRLVKTQFPDVEEKIKIVELTSDIPNDPIVFRKDLSPEMKKTIQDALLKFVKTPDGAKAFHDLYGVTDFKVSTDKDYDSVRDILKALGKNASDLIK; encoded by the coding sequence ATGTTCAAGTTTCAGGTTATATTCTCATTGATTTTTACTCTTATCCTTTCAGTTTCTTGCACCAGCAAAAGAGATAAAGAATTAGGTTCCGCAGAAAATCCCGTAAAATTCTTTTTTGTACCATCGGTGGATGCGACTCTTCTAGATTCGGGAGCAAAAGTAGTTAAAGAATATTTAGAAAAAGAAACTCCTTACAAATATAAATTTGCCATTCCACAAAGTTATGTGGCGGTAGTGGAAGCCTTTGGAACAGACCGAGCCGATGTTGCGTCTCTGAATACATTTGGATACATATTGGCTAACGAAAAGTACGGTGTTGAAGCTCTCATCAGGGTTATTCGTTATGGATCAGATACGTATAAATCTCAAATCATTGCCAAGGCTGATGGTCCGATCAAGAAATTAGAGGATATTAACGGGAAAAAATTTGCCTACGTGGATTCTGCATCCACGTCAGGATACTTACTGCCGGCAAAATATTTGAAGGATAAAGGAGTGCAACCAGAGTCAGTGGTATTTGCAAAAAAGCACGACAACGTCGTGACGATGATTTACCAAGGACAAGTGGATGCAGGAGCTACTTTTTACACTCCGCCAGACAATGGGAAGATTCAAGATGCGAGACGTTTAGTAAAAACTCAATTTCCAGATGTTGAAGAGAAAATTAAAATTGTGGAGCTGACTTCAGACATTCCAAATGATCCAATTGTTTTCAGAAAAGATTTATCACCAGAAATGAAAAAAACGATTCAAGATGCACTCCTCAAATTTGTTAAAACTCCAGATGGAGCTAAGGCTTTCCATGATCTTTACGGTGTAACAGATTTTAAAGTGAGCACTGACAAAGACTACGATTCAGTGAGAGATATTCTCAAAGCTCTAGGTAAAAATGCTTCGGACCTAATAAAATAA